A single region of the Pseudomonas solani genome encodes:
- a CDS encoding glycine-rich domain-containing protein, with protein sequence MTPWLIIPGLFFAVFSFSFFKRRRTIGRERFIREFRPAPWLFDELRKRHPQLSLEDCMLVSAGLRQYFLCYLKSGYGYVSMPSQVVDDLWHAFILDTREYKHFCQKAFGRFLHHRPARTLSGNARQADAGLRRCWWYACEQERIDPRKPGRVPLLFDLDSRLGILGGFLYVADCQGVRRNDSGDAGSGVIYCGGDFVGADSGYGSSDFGDGSGTSGSHQSGDSSSDGGGSDGGGDSGGGCGGGCGGGGGD encoded by the coding sequence ATGACCCCCTGGCTGATCATTCCCGGCCTGTTCTTCGCCGTCTTTTCCTTCTCGTTCTTCAAACGCCGCCGCACAATCGGCCGGGAACGCTTCATCCGCGAGTTCCGCCCGGCCCCCTGGCTGTTCGATGAACTGCGCAAGCGCCACCCGCAACTGAGCCTGGAAGACTGCATGCTGGTGAGCGCCGGCCTGCGCCAGTACTTCCTCTGCTACCTGAAGAGCGGCTACGGCTACGTCTCCATGCCCTCCCAGGTAGTGGACGACCTGTGGCACGCCTTCATCCTCGACACTCGCGAATACAAGCACTTCTGCCAGAAAGCTTTTGGCCGCTTCCTGCACCACCGCCCGGCACGCACCCTCTCGGGCAACGCCCGCCAGGCCGACGCCGGCCTGCGCCGCTGCTGGTGGTACGCCTGCGAGCAGGAGCGCATCGACCCGCGCAAGCCCGGCCGCGTACCGCTGCTGTTCGACCTGGACAGCCGCCTGGGCATCCTCGGCGGCTTCCTCTATGTGGCCGACTGCCAGGGCGTACGCCGCAACGACAGCGGCGACGCGGGCAGTGGCGTCATCTACTGCGGCGGGGACTTCGTCGGCGCCGACTCGGGCTACGGCTCCAGCGACTTCGGCGATGGCAGCGGCACGAGCGGCAGCCATCAGAGCGGCGATTCATCGAGCGATGGTGGCGGTTCGGACGGCGGCGGGGACAGCGGAGGCGGATGTGGCGGAGGGTGTGGCGGCGGCGGGGGCGACTGA
- the metG gene encoding methionine--tRNA ligase: MTEARKILVTSALPYANGSIHLGHMVEYIQTDIWVRFQKMRGNQAIYVCADDAHGSAIMLRAEKEGITSEQLIDNVRAEHTTDFADFLVEFDNYHSTHSDENRALSSSIYTRLRDAGHIATRPVTQYFDPDKQMFLADRFIKGTCPKCAADDQYGDNCEVCGATYAPTELKNPKSAISGATPVLKESLHYFFKLPNFDAMLKQWTRSGALQESVANKIAEWLDAGLQEWDISRDAPYFGFEIPDAPGKYFYVWLDAPIGYMASFQNLCARRPELDFDAFWAKDSSAELYHFIGKDIVNFHALFWPAMLEGAGYRKPTALNVHGYLTVNGQKMSKSRGTFIKARTYLDHLSPEYLRYYYAAKLGRGVDDLDLNLEDFVQKVNSDLVGKVVNIASRCAGFIHKGNAGRLVAANAAPELFAEFKAAAPSIAEAFENRDFARAMREIMALADRANAWIADKAPWALAKQEGKQDEVQAVCAAGVNLFRQLVIFLKPVLPNLSAAAEQFLNVAPLTWADHETLLADHQLNAFTPLMTRIEPAKIEAMVAASKEDLAAAAPAPAGNGELTKDPLAAEIGFDAFAAVDLRIALIEKAEFVEGADKLLRLSLDIGDEKRNVFSGIKSAYPDPSKLEGRLTLYVANLAARKMKFGVSEGMVLAAGPGGEEIYLLSPDSGAKPGQRVK, from the coding sequence ATGACCGAAGCCCGCAAGATCCTCGTTACCAGCGCCCTCCCCTATGCCAACGGTTCCATCCACCTCGGGCATATGGTCGAGTACATCCAGACCGATATCTGGGTGCGCTTCCAGAAGATGCGCGGCAACCAGGCCATCTACGTTTGCGCCGACGACGCCCACGGCTCGGCCATCATGCTGCGCGCCGAGAAGGAGGGCATCACCTCCGAGCAGTTGATCGACAACGTGCGCGCCGAGCACACCACCGATTTCGCCGACTTCCTGGTGGAGTTCGACAACTACCACTCGACCCACTCGGACGAGAACCGCGCGCTGTCCAGCAGCATCTACACCCGGCTGCGCGACGCCGGCCATATCGCCACCCGCCCGGTGACCCAGTATTTCGACCCGGACAAGCAAATGTTCCTGGCCGACCGCTTCATCAAGGGCACCTGCCCGAAATGCGCGGCCGACGACCAGTACGGCGACAACTGCGAAGTCTGCGGCGCCACCTACGCGCCCACCGAGCTGAAGAACCCCAAGTCGGCCATCTCCGGCGCAACTCCGGTGCTCAAGGAATCGCTGCACTACTTCTTCAAGCTGCCGAACTTCGACGCCATGCTGAAGCAGTGGACCCGCAGCGGTGCCCTGCAGGAGTCCGTGGCCAACAAGATCGCCGAATGGCTGGATGCCGGCCTGCAGGAGTGGGACATCAGCCGTGATGCGCCCTACTTCGGCTTCGAGATCCCCGATGCCCCGGGCAAGTACTTCTACGTCTGGCTGGACGCGCCCATCGGCTACATGGCCAGCTTCCAGAACCTCTGCGCGCGCCGCCCGGAGCTGGACTTCGACGCCTTCTGGGCCAAGGACTCCAGCGCCGAGCTGTACCACTTCATCGGCAAGGACATCGTCAACTTCCACGCCCTGTTCTGGCCCGCCATGCTCGAAGGCGCCGGCTACCGCAAGCCGACCGCGCTCAACGTGCACGGCTACCTGACGGTGAACGGGCAGAAGATGTCCAAGTCCCGCGGCACCTTCATCAAGGCGCGCACCTACCTCGACCACCTGAGCCCGGAATACCTGCGCTACTACTACGCGGCCAAGCTGGGCCGCGGCGTGGACGACCTCGACCTGAACCTCGAGGACTTCGTGCAGAAGGTGAACTCCGACCTGGTGGGCAAGGTGGTCAACATCGCCAGCCGTTGCGCCGGTTTCATCCACAAGGGCAACGCCGGCCGCCTGGTGGCCGCCAATGCCGCGCCGGAGCTGTTCGCCGAGTTCAAGGCCGCCGCACCGAGCATCGCCGAGGCCTTCGAGAACCGTGACTTCGCCCGCGCCATGCGCGAAATCATGGCCCTGGCCGACCGCGCCAACGCCTGGATCGCCGACAAGGCGCCCTGGGCCCTGGCCAAGCAGGAAGGCAAGCAGGACGAGGTTCAGGCCGTGTGCGCTGCGGGCGTCAACCTGTTCCGCCAGCTGGTGATCTTCCTCAAGCCGGTGCTGCCGAACCTCTCCGCCGCTGCCGAGCAGTTCCTCAACGTCGCCCCGCTGACCTGGGCCGACCACGAGACGCTGCTGGCCGACCACCAGCTGAACGCCTTCACCCCGCTGATGACCCGCATCGAGCCGGCGAAGATCGAAGCCATGGTCGCTGCCTCCAAGGAAGACCTGGCCGCCGCTGCACCGGCCCCTGCCGGCAACGGCGAGCTGACCAAGGACCCGCTGGCCGCCGAAATCGGCTTCGACGCCTTCGCCGCCGTCGACCTGCGCATCGCGCTGATCGAGAAGGCCGAGTTCGTCGAAGGGGCCGACAAGCTGCTGCGCCTGTCCCTGGATATCGGCGACGAGAAACGCAACGTGTTCTCCGGCATCAAGAGCGCCTACCCGGACCCGAGCAAGCTGGAAGGCCGCCTCACCCTGTACGTGGCCAACCTGGCCGCGCGCAAGATGAAGTTCGGCGTCTCCGAAGGCATGGTCCTGGCCGCCGGCCCCGGTGGCGAGGAGATCTACCTGCTCAGCCCCGACAGCGGCGCCAAGCCCGGCCAGCGCGTGAAGTAA